Within Bacillus sp. E(2018), the genomic segment CCCTTCTGACAGATGTTAGAGTCAGGAGGGATTTTTATGACACATCGTAATACGAAAGACAATAATAAACGACCAGAAGATAATCAGGCAATGAATCAATTAAAAAATGAAGCAGAACTTGAAAGTAAACAAAAAGGAAAGCAGCCATACTCAAAAAAACCTAATCATCTGTAAAGATTGAAAAAAGCCCCCTTATGAAAGGGAGCTTTTTTTCATGTTATTATTTAGTCTGTCATGATTGAATGATTGGAAAATGAATCGTAAAGCATGTGTCATCTCTTGTAGATCTTACTTCAATCGTCCCGTTATGTTTTTCAACGATCTGTTTACATACAGAGAGCCCAAGTCCTGTTCCGAGTGACTTTGTTGTAACAAATGGTTCAAAAACGTTCTCAAGTAAATAATCAGGAATCGGGTTACCATTATTACAGATTGATAATTCTGCCATATTGTCTTTATTTTTCATTAAAGAAACCTTAATCTTTCTCTCGCCACTCCAGCCACTTAATTCTTCAACAGCATTCACTAGAATGTTTAATAACACCTGTTTGATCTGTGAACTATCGCCCTCTGTAAACACGTCATTTTCAACCTGAGAAATGATTACAATATTCGTTTCGGTAAAACGAGGATACATAAAGTTAAGCATTTCCTTCAAAAGTGATGATAACGAGACTTTCTCTAGCTTATCTTGTAAGCCTCTCATCTTTGATAAATAGAGAAATTGTGTAATCTTCTCTTCAAGGCTCTGCATCTCGTTTTGTATGATCTCAAAATAATACTCTGATAGGTCCGTCTTATCTAATTCTTTCTGTAAAAGATAGATGAAGCCTTTAACGGAAGTCAGTGGATTTCGAAATTCATGGGCAAAACTAGCCGCAATCTGTCCAAGCATGGTTAACCGATCGTGGTGCATCTCTTGAATGAACTGGTTTTTCCGGTCAATGATCGAATCCTTAAGTGCTGTATATTCTTGAACACTCAAAAAGACAAGCTGATCAAAATACCGCTGCATTTTTAAAACGCCATCACCTTTTAATTGGTCATTTAAGAGCGAACACATTAACAGTTCATAGACGATGCTCCGACCTACGTTGATATTATGAACAAAATCCCCTACGTTCGCTTTCGCTTCAATTCGTTCTTTAGCGATCTTACTCGTTAGAGCTTGTAATCTTTCCAGTGAACCTGTTTCTAAATAGTTGATCAATTCTACAATTGTTTGATGACCGTTCTTTTTTACTTCTTCATAAAAAGGGTCATTTTGAGGCAACAGTACGTTTTCCAGCCATTTTTCAACAATGCTTGTTCTTTGATTGTTTAAGAATTGAGCAAGTTCTGTATTTGATTGTGTGTTTGTACTGCTATCCAATGTTATCACCCTTTTATCGAAAAAAACTCTATTCTCATTATGAATGAAATTGCATGTTTCTACAATGCATTGTCGAAATCTGTATAAACTAAGGAAAAATATACATGATGTCGATTGGTATGGAGAAACTATCTGTAAATGAGTTTAGAAAGGATGCTTTTCATGCACACGATGTGGAAAGGTGCAATCAGCTTTGGCCTTGTTAATATTCCTATCAAGCTGTTTGCAGCTACTGAAAATAAAGATATTAAAATGAGATATTTACATGAGAAGTGCCACAGTCCCGTTCAATATGAAAAGATTTGCCCTGTATGTGAAGAGACTGTGGATACTAAAGAGATCGTAAAAGGGTATGAGTATGAACCTGGTAAGTTCGTAGTGGTTGAAAAGGAAGAACTCGATGAACTGGCAGGTGTTTCTGATAAATCGATCGAGATCATCGATTTTATTAAGTTAGAGGAAATCGATCCAATCTTTTATAACCGTTCCTATTTCGTTGGT encodes:
- a CDS encoding histidine kinase N-terminal domain-containing protein yields the protein MDSSTNTQSNTELAQFLNNQRTSIVEKWLENVLLPQNDPFYEEVKKNGHQTIVELINYLETGSLERLQALTSKIAKERIEAKANVGDFVHNINVGRSIVYELLMCSLLNDQLKGDGVLKMQRYFDQLVFLSVQEYTALKDSIIDRKNQFIQEMHHDRLTMLGQIAASFAHEFRNPLTSVKGFIYLLQKELDKTDLSEYYFEIIQNEMQSLEEKITQFLYLSKMRGLQDKLEKVSLSSLLKEMLNFMYPRFTETNIVIISQVENDVFTEGDSSQIKQVLLNILVNAVEELSGWSGERKIKVSLMKNKDNMAELSICNNGNPIPDYLLENVFEPFVTTKSLGTGLGLSVCKQIVEKHNGTIEVRSTRDDTCFTIHFPIIQS